GCACCCGGCCGCGACCGGCGCCCCATCGACCTTGCCGCCGCGCACCACCAGGGCCTTCAGTCCCTTGGCGCCCATGGCGGCCCCGAGTCCGGCGCGCCCCGCCGCACTGGCGGCTCCGTGCAGGATGCAGGCAAAGGGAACCTTCCGTTCGCCCGCAGGTCCGATCACCACCGCCTGCGCCGCCGGGTCGGCCAGCCCCGCGCGAAGCGCCGCCTGGGTCTCCACGGTCGTCAGTCCCCAGAGCCGGGACGCGTCCCGGAGTCTGGCGCCGCCTTCGAACACCTCCAGGTACACGGGTCGTTCAGCACGCCCCTCCACCACGAGGGCGGCAAAGCCCGCCCGCTGGAGAGCGGCCGCCCACGCGCCGCCGGCCTCGGCCTCCGCGTAGAGCCCCGTCACCGGCGAGAGCCCGGCCACCACCAGCCGGGATGCGCCCGGCAACGGCAGCGCCGCGCAGGCCCCGGCGGTGAAGGCGAGTCTGTTGCCGGGGCCCAGGGGGTCGGAGGCGGGATCCAGCCCGGCAAGCAGGCAGGCCGCTGCCCGCCCGCGCGGGCCTATGCACTTCCGGCCCCGAAGGGGGGGAAGCGGTTCCACCGTCACCTCGCGGCTCGACAGGTCCACCCGCAGCATTCGTTCGGCGGCACGGTCCACCACGCATCGGCTCCCTTCGTCCACGTTTGGTGCGCCGTATGCGGCGGCCGTTTCCCCAACCCGCTCACCGCTTCCGGCGGTGGATGGCCTGAAGCAACGATCGTGCCAGCCTGCGCGGGGCCGATACACGACGGCGGATGCTCCCCACCCGGCAGAGCATCCGCCATAGACCGAAATCGCTCTAACGATGGCCCATCCGTTCCAACCTGTTGTAAAGGGTGCGCACGGAGATGCCCAGGGCCCTGGCCGCCAGGGTCTTGTTGCCCCCGTACTCCTGCAGCGCGGCCTGAATCAGGGCCTCGGTGTGGTGCTCCAGGTTGTAGTCGCGTCGGGAACCCCGCGGAAAGGGCACCACCGTTGCCGCGGGCAGGTCGCCCGAGTCCGGCGCAGCCGCCCCATGCGGCGCTCCTCCGCCGAACGGCTCCGTCCCCGCGGCGACCTGAGCCCGTGCGGCCGCGTCCGTAATGCGCCGCAGGTGCTCGGGCCGGAGCACCTCGTCGTCGTACATGAAGGACACCCATTCCATCAGATTCCGGAGCTCCCGGCAATTTCCCGGCCAGTGGTAGGAGAGCAGCACCTCAGCCGCCTCGTCGCTGATGCCGGTGAAGCGGCGGCCTCGGGACCGCGAGAAGTCGATGAGGTACATGAGGGCCATCGGAAGGATATCCTCCTTCCGCTCCCGCAAGGGCGGGATCACGATGCGGCAGACGTTCAGCCGGTAGTACAAGTCCACGCGGAACAGCCCCTGCCGGATGCGCTCCTCGATGTCCAGGTTGGTCGCCGCGATGATCCGCACGTCGGCGTCGATCTTCTTCAGACCGCCCACCCGGTAGAAGCTCTTCTCCTCCAACACCCGGAGCAGTTTGGCCTGCAGCTCCACGGGGATCTCCGCCAGTTCGTCGAGAAAGAGCGTGCCCCCCTGTGCCGCGTCCAGCTTGCCCTTCTGCCCCCTGGCCGAGCCGCCGGTGAAGGCGCCGGGTTCATAGCCGAACAGCTCGCTCTCGAACAGCGTCGGCGTGATGGCCGAGCAGTTGATGGCGACGAAGGGGCCTGCCTCCTCCAGGTCGCCATAGTGGATGAGATGGGCGATGACCTCCTTGCCCACGCCCGTCTCCCCCTGGATCAGCACCGGAAGCGAGCGGTCCGTGTGATACCGCCGCGCCTGCTCCACCACCTGGCGCATGGCCGGGGAGCGGGCGCAGAACTTCTTCTGACCGGCCCGCTCGGCGCCCAGGTCCTTCAGGTAGGCCATCTGCAGCCGCACGTCGGCGGGCACGTCATCCCCCGTCCCCTGGTAACCGGGTGGGGGCGTGCGCTGCTCCTCCAGGGAGCGCTGGTGCTCCTCGACCCGCTGCAGCACCGCCTGCAGTTCCGCCATGTTGATGGGCTTGGTCAGGTAGTCAAAGGCCCCGGCCCGCAAGGCTGCGATGGCCAGGGAGATGTCCAGGTGGCCCGTATACAGCACCACATCAGCCTGCGGCGCGCCTCCCTGGCTTCGGATCGCCGACACCAGGTTGATCCCGGACATCCGGCCCATGCGGATGTCGGAGAGCACCATCTCAAACGCTCCTGGCCGGTAGACCTCGAGGGCCTCCTCCGCGGAGCCGCACTCGGTGACGG
The nucleotide sequence above comes from Symbiobacterium thermophilum IAM 14863. Encoded proteins:
- a CDS encoding aldehyde ferredoxin oxidoreductase N-terminal domain-containing protein, with the protein product MVDRAAERMLRVDLSSREVTVEPLPPLRGRKCIGPRGRAAACLLAGLDPASDPLGPGNRLAFTAGACAALPLPGASRLVVAGLSPVTGLYAEAEAGGAWAAALQRAGFAALVVEGRAERPVYLEVFEGGARLRDASRLWGLTTVETQAALRAGLADPAAQAVVIGPAGERKVPFACILHGAASAAGRAGLGAAMGAKGLKALVVRGGKVDGAPVAAGCAGCPRPCRSAVLGHKTRQAFAELGLVDEADLREANWLCNAYGLDTLATAAALRGAVRRRRRERREEVFRLIQFLARGELPCPPEAVRSADVRRQREGSPADWTADAARAAKILGICRWIVGPSGPLPVDQVLAGLGSAVGVPVTTADLAREEDRTEEAIAAFNRDAAAARISAV
- a CDS encoding sigma-54-dependent transcriptional regulator, which gives rise to MRILLVDDDREGRSYLARFLTLDGHAVTECGSAEEALEVYRPGAFEMVLSDIRMGRMSGINLVSAIRSQGGAPQADVVLYTGHLDISLAIAALRAGAFDYLTKPINMAELQAVLQRVEEHQRSLEEQRTPPPGYQGTGDDVPADVRLQMAYLKDLGAERAGQKKFCARSPAMRQVVEQARRYHTDRSLPVLIQGETGVGKEVIAHLIHYGDLEEAGPFVAINCSAITPTLFESELFGYEPGAFTGGSARGQKGKLDAAQGGTLFLDELAEIPVELQAKLLRVLEEKSFYRVGGLKKIDADVRIIAATNLDIEERIRQGLFRVDLYYRLNVCRIVIPPLRERKEDILPMALMYLIDFSRSRGRRFTGISDEAAEVLLSYHWPGNCRELRNLMEWVSFMYDDEVLRPEHLRRITDAAARAQVAAGTEPFGGGAPHGAAAPDSGDLPAATVVPFPRGSRRDYNLEHHTEALIQAALQEYGGNKTLAARALGISVRTLYNRLERMGHR